The following DNA comes from Mucilaginibacter jinjuensis.
GCCGTGGTTGCCAACAGTTTTGATGCGCACCGCTTTACACATTATGCCAAACTAAATGGCGTAGGTATTGAGGCCGAAGAGCAATTATTCCGTGCCTATTTTACCGATGGTAAAAACATTGCCGACCATGACGTGCTTGCAGAACTAGGCAGCAACATCGGACTAAATCCTGAAAACATTAAAGAAGCACTGGCCACAAACGCTTACTCAGACGAAGTACATTACGACTTGCGCGAAGCCCAGGAATTAGGTATCAGTGCTGTTCCGTTTTTTGTATTGGATAGAAAATATGCCGTATCAGGCGCACAGCCCGAAGTTGTATTTTTAGATGCCCTGCAAAAAGCCTACAGCGACCAAGAAATTGAAATTATTG
Coding sequences within:
- a CDS encoding DsbA family oxidoreductase, with translation MKVEIWSDVMCPFCYIGKRRFEDALAKFEYGGEIEIEWKSFQLNPLMKTNPNISIHDYLAETKGWQPEYARQLNEQVTAMAAEVGLTYNMDQAVVANSFDAHRFTHYAKLNGVGIEAEEQLFRAYFTDGKNIADHDVLAELGSNIGLNPENIKEALATNAYSDEVHYDLREAQELGISAVPFFVLDRKYAVSGAQPEVVFLDALQKAYSDQEIEIIADNTDNSCDVDGSNC